Proteins encoded in a region of the Diospyros lotus cultivar Yz01 chromosome 9, ASM1463336v1, whole genome shotgun sequence genome:
- the LOC127809283 gene encoding uncharacterized protein LOC127809283 produces MEPLTSIKEVQQLTERMATLGCFLSKSAERKLPFLRTLRAGKKFEWTEQCQKSFEALKEYLKEVPLLTRPETRETLYLYLGISEEAISAILIRKEGQVDRPIYYVIKVLQGPKTCYPFAEKVALALLNASKKLRSYFQAHSIIVLTDQPLRSILQKPECSGRLTKWSIELSEYDIQYQPRQAIKGSQGSEAGIILVPPEGETLEYSLRFAFPSTNNVAEYEALIAGMREQVMAQYLRKVKDLAHMFQSFQLMQINRSLNGHADVLTKLASTKETAGRTVFVELLHQSSIEKKEVSFFEARIDWRMPLYHYLTSSELPNDSQEVRRLKIQTARFTIIDGVFYKRVFTTPLLKCLGPQEAEYTLAKTHSRVCGEHLGSRALATTVLREEALIPIEILAKSPRLMVYEEENGARNSEALRENLDLIEEQ; encoded by the exons ATGGAACCGCTGACATCGATTAAGGAAGTTCAGCAGTTGACTGAACGGATGGCGACCCTAGGGtgttttctctccaagtcagctGAGAGAAAGCTCCCATTTTTAAGGACACTAAGGGCTGGGAAAAAGTTCGAGTGGACAGAACAATGTCAGAAgtcatttgaagcattaaaggagtacttgaaagaagttcccctattgACACGTCCAGAAACTAGAGAGACATTGTACTTATACTTGGGGATAAGCGAAGAAGCAATAAGTGCGATATTGATTAGAAAAGAGGGACAGGTGGATCGACCAATATACTATGTCATCAAGGTGTTACAAGGTCCAAAGACATGCTACCCCTTTGCTGAAAAGGTGGCACTAGCTCTGCTAAATGCCTCCAAAAAGTTGAGGTCATACTTCCAAGCTCATTCAATTATCGTACTGACAGACCAACCATTGCGGAGTATCTTGCAAAAGCCTGAATGTTCCggtcgccttaccaaatggtccattgaacTGAGCGAGTATGATATACAGTATCAGCCCCGACAAGCCATAAAGGG CTCACAGGGAAGCGAAGCTGGGATAATACTTGTACCCCCCGAGGGAGAAACATTAGAATATTCTCTACGATTTGCTTTCCCAAGCACTAACAATGTGGCAGAGTACGAGGCATTGATTGCAGGAATGAG AGAGCAGGTGATGGCACAATACTTGCGCAAGGTAAAAGACCTGGCACATATGTTTCAGAGTTTTCAATTAATGCAAATAAATCGATCGCTCAATGGACACGCTGATGTTTTAACCAAACTAGCGTCCACTAAAGAAACGGCTGGGCGAACAGTATTTGTTGAGCTACTTCATCAATCGAGCATTGAGAAGAAAGAAGTGTCATTTTTTGAAGCAAGAATAGACTGGCGAATGCCCCTCTACCATTACCTAACCAGTAGTGAACTACCCAATGATTCACAAGAAGTAAGGAGACTTAAGATACAGACTGCAAGATTTACCATTATAGATGGAGTATTCTATAAGCGGGTTTTcactacacctcttctcaaGTGTTTGGGTCCCCAAGAAGCTGAATATACTCTAGCAAAAACCCATAGCAGGGTATGTGGAGAACATTTGGGATCAAGAGCCTTGGCAACTACAGTCTTGCGGGaag